A window of Helicoverpa armigera isolate CAAS_96S chromosome 30, ASM3070526v1, whole genome shotgun sequence contains these coding sequences:
- the LOC110380551 gene encoding ATP synthase subunit e, mitochondrial, which produces MSELPFGPPVRVSPLIRFGRWSFLGAGILYGAFHQSRLSKREEKLREIEAKEKVIRDEKLKKEKAIAAAAEIKALEEMVAKK; this is translated from the exons ATGTCTGAGCTTCCCTTTGGACCCCCAGTGCGAGTGTCGCCACTCATCAgg TTCGGCCGCTGGTCATTCCTCGGTGCCGGCATCCTGTATGGAGCGTTCCACCAGAGCCGGCTCTCCAAGCGTGAAGAGAAGCTGCGTGAGATCGAAGCCAAGGAGAAGGTCATCAGAGACGAGAAGCTTAAGAAGGAGAAGGCGATTGCTGCTGCTG cTGAAATCAAAGCCCTCGAAGAAATGGTAGCCAAAAAATGA